In Bythopirellula goksoeyrii, a single window of DNA contains:
- a CDS encoding lipase family protein produces MLQLKETNSAETEELTILVHGTFAADKSNTGNKWWQSGSSHAVELQSRLPGHVRVAKDSEVFHWSGENGERARSKAAAQLLKHLQPLEKAKKPYHLVGHSHGGSVIWNTLRLATLTGHPLRNLRSWTTVGTPFLHQKGRGFWHLANLMCAVLGLLLLRPVFNAGHRFATLIWDAYSGEDAVLTLLPDEQLGYIAVIRAPFLAIGEWLGLSVERNAQGIHLGSFNPAGDLSFFEYLYSTREGIILVVLTSFCFYLCFHLAMMCFRPVLESLRVRADTRLERNAFRHYGSRWLGLWSPDDEAINGLRATLDLSCTFVKQLAPRERVYFTDNISILSRPYYWLLAPLFNRVFRPVFDSMVKGVVIRSAQGNDRPSAQVIAVLPTPVLKGHHAPALPEYLRRKILLESDRHAGRIVPRFRQLLGCPSFTSGLESFSTHLSGKELVHTSYLDHGEVLDLIALNIASETHVRNVPSLEKIEDSPLVRWFLDFKSPLAQRETQPDFDNVDFDSDRELFPSHRNEAA; encoded by the coding sequence ATGTTGCAACTTAAAGAGACTAATTCGGCGGAAACCGAAGAATTGACTATCTTGGTGCATGGCACCTTCGCTGCCGACAAATCCAACACGGGGAACAAGTGGTGGCAGTCGGGAAGCTCGCATGCAGTCGAGTTGCAGAGCAGACTTCCTGGGCATGTTCGCGTTGCAAAAGACTCTGAAGTCTTTCATTGGTCCGGAGAGAATGGCGAAAGGGCTCGCAGCAAGGCAGCTGCCCAACTCTTGAAACATCTCCAACCACTGGAAAAGGCAAAGAAACCGTATCACCTGGTCGGACATAGTCATGGCGGGTCAGTCATTTGGAACACCTTGCGGTTGGCAACTCTCACGGGACATCCCCTACGCAATCTCCGCAGCTGGACAACGGTTGGGACTCCCTTCCTGCACCAGAAAGGTCGTGGATTCTGGCATCTCGCCAACCTGATGTGCGCAGTTCTTGGCCTACTTCTTCTGCGACCTGTTTTCAACGCAGGGCACCGATTCGCAACCCTAATTTGGGACGCCTACTCTGGCGAAGATGCTGTCCTGACACTCTTGCCAGACGAGCAATTAGGGTATATCGCCGTCATACGAGCCCCATTTTTAGCAATCGGTGAATGGCTTGGCTTATCCGTTGAGCGAAATGCGCAAGGAATTCATTTGGGGAGCTTCAATCCGGCTGGCGACCTTTCATTTTTTGAATACCTCTACTCGACAAGAGAAGGGATTATTCTGGTGGTCCTCACAAGCTTCTGTTTCTATTTGTGTTTTCACTTGGCAATGATGTGCTTTCGCCCGGTGCTCGAATCACTCAGGGTTCGCGCCGACACGCGATTAGAGCGAAATGCGTTTCGGCATTATGGCTCCCGTTGGCTGGGACTTTGGTCCCCGGACGACGAAGCAATCAATGGCCTCCGTGCCACGCTTGACCTCTCCTGCACCTTTGTGAAGCAACTCGCTCCCAGGGAACGCGTTTACTTCACCGACAACATCTCGATTCTTTCTCGACCCTACTATTGGTTGCTGGCACCCTTGTTTAATAGGGTATTTCGTCCTGTGTTCGATTCGATGGTAAAGGGAGTGGTAATACGCTCCGCTCAAGGGAATGATCGCCCCTCAGCTCAGGTAATTGCTGTGCTCCCGACTCCGGTATTGAAAGGCCATCATGCCCCTGCTCTGCCGGAGTATCTCCGCAGAAAGATCCTTCTGGAGTCTGACCGGCATGCAGGCCGGATCGTACCCAGATTTCGTCAGCTCTTGGGTTGCCCCTCGTTCACCTCCGGTTTGGAGAGCTTTTCCACCCATTTGTCAGGCAAGGAACTAGTGCACACTTCCTATCTTGATCACGGCGAGGTGCTCGACCTCATCGCCCTGAATATTGCCTCCGAGACACATGTGCGAAACGTACCCTCATTGGAGAAGATTGAAGATAGTCCACTTGTCAGATGGTTCCTCGACTTCAAGTCGCCGCTCGCTCAACGAGAGACTCAGCCGGACTTTGACAATGTTGACTTTGATTCAGATCGAGAACTTTTTCCTTCTCACAGGAACGAAGCAGCCTAG
- a CDS encoding DUF58 domain-containing protein: MSSENKIRSFLEPAVLARLGSVPFLARRPMLGKVSGRHASPHRGASVEFAEYRKYVPGDDLRRLDWRAYGRSDRHYVKEFEADTNLRCCLVVDTSGSMGFGSTGVHKLAYAKRLAGALAYLAVQQGDAAGLACVSKGIVRSLPPRRNPAHLADLFDQLEGVEATGPTRLVSTLHELAETTSQRALFIVISDLFVDPTELRECFEHFRFRKHDLTVFHLLDPQELTFAFQRPMRFLDMEGGTAVFAEPNEIADRYHTALERYLSLVKQVSIETAVDYHRVSLADDYERTLTHFLVGRTRSGGVR; encoded by the coding sequence ATGTCCTCCGAAAATAAAATCCGCAGCTTTCTAGAACCAGCCGTGCTGGCTCGGCTGGGCAGTGTTCCCTTCTTGGCTAGACGACCGATGCTTGGCAAGGTATCGGGACGCCACGCCAGTCCACATCGAGGTGCCAGTGTCGAGTTTGCGGAGTATCGCAAATATGTTCCCGGCGATGATCTCAGACGCCTCGACTGGCGGGCCTACGGTCGAAGTGATCGCCACTATGTGAAAGAATTTGAAGCGGATACGAATCTACGCTGCTGCTTGGTTGTCGATACGAGCGGTTCGATGGGATTCGGCTCCACAGGAGTCCATAAGCTTGCTTATGCGAAAAGGTTGGCAGGTGCGCTCGCTTATCTGGCAGTGCAGCAAGGAGATGCCGCGGGGTTGGCTTGTGTGTCCAAAGGAATCGTGCGGTCTTTGCCTCCGCGTCGTAACCCGGCCCATCTGGCTGACCTCTTTGACCAACTCGAAGGAGTCGAAGCGACGGGACCCACCCGACTAGTAAGCACATTGCATGAGCTGGCGGAGACCACTTCGCAACGTGCATTGTTTATCGTTATTTCGGATCTGTTCGTCGATCCTACCGAATTAAGAGAGTGCTTCGAGCATTTTCGCTTTCGCAAGCATGACCTGACGGTGTTTCATTTACTCGACCCGCAAGAACTCACATTCGCTTTTCAACGGCCGATGCGGTTTCTTGATATGGAAGGGGGTACAGCAGTTTTTGCCGAGCCTAATGAAATTGCCGATCGTTATCACACGGCCTTGGAGCGGTATTTGAGTCTTGTGAAGCAGGTCTCGATTGAGACGGCAGTCGACTACCATCGGGTGAGCCTCGCCGATGACTACGAACGAACGCTGACGCATTTCTTGGTTGGCCGGACTAGAAGCGGGGGAGTGCGATGA
- a CDS encoding BatA domain-containing protein, producing MSFLEPLMLAALPLAALPILIHLINQRRFQTLDWAAMRFLLEANRMSRGYARIRQWLILALRTLAIAGLVLAVSRPLASGRLGLAAGGRADTTLILLDRSPSMQQRGTQIASTKLQRGVDQIASALEAVGSSRWVLIDSVSLVPQELESPDRLRAAPQTGPASAAADLPALLRAAHDYMQANHAGQTEIWICSDLRANDWDAEGGEWRILRDSFQEFPQGVRFHLLAYPEAAPANLALRVTHVERHETRQKNEVLVSLTITRNSDDETVRVPVQFEIDGARSELSVELSGMETTIENHPLPLNSSSEQGWGQVILPADANPADNQFYFVYSDAPVRRTAIVAENPALVRPLDLAASIATDPGVKSEALVVGPEQTATLPWEENALVLWQAPLPTGTSAEAMQAFVDQGGVAIFFPPANPNETSLFGVEWLSWTDPQESLAVANWRGDQDLLSRTLDGAALPVGELAIHRFCALKGEATALATLPGGAPLLARVDVGKGAAYFCTTTVSPGDSTLAMDGVVLYATIQRALATGAERLVATQQRDAGVGAFDLSKWQKLAGDADVLSTEAAFQAGVYSHDDRIIAVNRSAAEDATAVLADERVDGLFEGLEYDRVADRVDSLAGLTREIWRLFLIGMIVALVGEAGLCLPKRRPTTGDLASTGATV from the coding sequence ATGAGTTTTCTCGAACCACTCATGCTGGCCGCGCTTCCCCTGGCGGCATTGCCGATCCTGATTCACTTGATCAATCAGCGCCGCTTTCAGACTCTCGACTGGGCTGCGATGCGGTTTCTGCTCGAAGCCAATCGCATGTCGCGAGGTTATGCTCGCATTCGACAATGGCTGATCCTGGCTTTGCGAACTCTGGCTATCGCTGGCTTAGTACTGGCAGTGAGCCGCCCACTGGCGAGTGGTCGGCTAGGTTTGGCTGCCGGTGGGAGGGCTGATACGACACTCATCCTGCTTGACCGTTCTCCCAGCATGCAGCAGCGCGGCACGCAGATCGCCAGCACAAAGCTACAGCGCGGCGTGGACCAGATTGCCAGTGCCCTCGAAGCGGTCGGCTCATCACGCTGGGTGTTAATCGACAGCGTGAGTCTCGTTCCCCAAGAATTGGAGTCCCCCGACCGGCTGCGCGCTGCTCCCCAAACGGGCCCAGCGAGTGCAGCCGCTGATCTACCGGCACTTTTGCGTGCTGCTCATGATTACATGCAAGCAAATCACGCCGGCCAGACCGAAATATGGATTTGCTCTGACCTTCGGGCGAATGATTGGGACGCAGAAGGGGGGGAGTGGCGAATCTTGCGGGACAGTTTTCAGGAGTTTCCCCAAGGAGTGCGCTTTCATCTGCTTGCCTATCCCGAGGCTGCCCCTGCGAATCTAGCCCTTCGTGTGACCCATGTCGAGCGTCACGAAACTCGTCAAAAGAACGAGGTCCTCGTCTCGCTCACCATAACACGTAATTCCGACGACGAAACAGTTCGTGTTCCCGTTCAGTTCGAGATCGACGGTGCTCGAAGCGAGTTGAGCGTCGAGCTTTCTGGAATGGAAACAACGATTGAAAATCATCCCTTACCGCTCAATTCGTCCAGCGAGCAAGGTTGGGGGCAGGTAATCCTACCTGCCGACGCCAACCCGGCGGACAACCAGTTTTACTTTGTCTACTCCGATGCCCCAGTGCGGCGCACGGCCATCGTCGCCGAGAATCCAGCTCTGGTGAGGCCCTTAGATTTGGCGGCGTCGATCGCGACGGACCCAGGTGTCAAAAGCGAAGCACTCGTTGTAGGACCGGAACAGACAGCGACTTTGCCTTGGGAGGAAAACGCCCTCGTGCTATGGCAAGCTCCTTTACCAACAGGTACTTCGGCAGAGGCCATGCAGGCTTTTGTCGACCAAGGTGGCGTGGCTATTTTTTTCCCTCCTGCCAATCCGAATGAGACAAGCCTATTCGGCGTCGAGTGGCTCAGTTGGACTGATCCCCAGGAATCGCTGGCCGTTGCCAATTGGCGAGGCGATCAGGATTTGCTCTCTCGAACGCTGGATGGTGCAGCCCTTCCCGTAGGGGAATTGGCAATTCACCGTTTCTGTGCACTCAAAGGGGAAGCCACCGCACTCGCTACACTGCCAGGTGGCGCTCCCTTGTTGGCCCGTGTCGATGTCGGCAAAGGTGCTGCCTATTTTTGTACTACGACCGTTTCGCCTGGCGATTCCACCTTGGCCATGGATGGCGTGGTTCTCTATGCCACAATACAACGCGCCCTGGCGACAGGAGCCGAGCGTCTCGTTGCCACTCAGCAACGTGATGCCGGTGTCGGTGCCTTCGATTTGAGCAAATGGCAAAAGCTTGCTGGAGATGCGGATGTACTCTCCACGGAAGCTGCTTTTCAAGCAGGAGTCTATTCGCACGATGACCGAATCATCGCGGTCAATCGCAGTGCCGCCGAAGACGCGACGGCTGTGCTCGCCGATGAACGAGTCGACGGTCTCTTCGAAGGGCTTGAGTATGATCGGGTTGCCGATCGCGTTGATTCGTTGGCAGGGCTCACCCGCGAAATCTGGCGACTCTTCCTTATCGGAATGATTGTGGCCTTGGTTGGAGAAGCAGGGCTTTGCCTTCCCAAGCGACGTCCCACGACTGGGGATTTGGCGAGCACGGGGGCAACGGTATGA
- a CDS encoding universal stress protein produces MMKRILVGLGSLEYARSATAKAIELAKSHDAELTGLTLLDIDRLDDLGPIPMGAGEAARELKDSRIDRAKEIIRQEQEYFTAACEKAGVAFRLQNETGDPLSALVSLTRYHDLVICGLQSFFEHGVVDEPIDELAKLVQEGIRPLLAVAEKDRPINNVLIAYSGSMESAKTIKQFAHLRLWPKAKMKIVTFHDDREIGAERLAEVAQYCRAHGYEPETDWVAKPPIEALLPYAYDWGADLIVLGNSAKSLLLRRILGETALHVMRNSSLPLFLAQ; encoded by the coding sequence ATGATGAAGCGCATTTTGGTAGGATTAGGCAGCCTGGAATATGCACGCTCGGCGACGGCTAAGGCTATCGAATTGGCCAAGTCCCACGATGCAGAACTCACGGGATTGACCCTGTTGGACATCGATCGCCTGGACGATTTGGGGCCGATTCCGATGGGTGCTGGTGAGGCAGCACGCGAATTGAAAGATAGCCGTATCGATCGGGCGAAAGAAATCATTCGGCAGGAACAAGAATATTTCACAGCGGCATGCGAAAAAGCAGGTGTCGCGTTTCGTTTACAGAATGAAACGGGTGACCCGCTCTCCGCCCTGGTGTCGCTTACTCGCTACCATGATCTTGTGATCTGCGGTTTGCAAAGTTTTTTTGAACATGGTGTCGTGGACGAGCCTATCGATGAATTGGCCAAGCTTGTTCAAGAGGGTATTCGCCCGTTGCTGGCCGTAGCCGAAAAGGATCGCCCGATCAATAACGTGCTAATTGCTTATAGTGGTTCAATGGAATCGGCCAAGACAATCAAGCAGTTTGCTCATCTACGGCTTTGGCCAAAGGCGAAGATGAAGATCGTCACTTTTCATGATGATCGCGAGATTGGTGCGGAGCGACTTGCTGAGGTTGCCCAGTATTGCCGGGCTCACGGTTACGAGCCTGAAACGGATTGGGTTGCCAAACCCCCTATCGAAGCGTTGCTACCCTATGCGTATGATTGGGGTGCCGATTTGATTGTGCTCGGCAATAGTGCAAAAAGCCTGCTATTGCGTCGCATTCTGGGCGAGACGGCTTTGCATGTGATGCGGAATTCGTCATTGCCATTGTTTTTGGCGCAGTAA
- a CDS encoding mechanosensitive ion channel domain-containing protein yields MLQAECSQERARIESAIDNVNEKGRPGTKEILAEELELWEQLDLLVAQRLSTIEDRIEVYHQLQLKHEQQLTLETDESPHSFLRLDDQKDALLEQQRDVEVLELEREAEQSLLLDSKNQLYEAESKRRQAQEDLEFSSPSEANALQSKLVLLELRCRVLGCNTDLHRERCELLKQSAVLANAKMQALEVHINAIAGEVRFSAEELEERLGLIGRIQKQAKSQLKEAEHRLRKASRRRSQEDSSSLDNTEFETAREETELLQQLLTEISGVRDCWQRRFQFANKDFESGEPSQWLSEAIASKRRIDRLADKLNFHRMHWQNAAMTLERKSNSDEIKATERAEIESKLSDIQQAIEFYSSTQVLAAGGQRLFERFIDELQMHFENQSWQELVQRITASLDATWNYEIASIDDRPITISKICCGLALLFLGYWSSRLVSNATARRVMPRCGISPTAIAPLRTVLFYSLLIVFAFVSLEVVNVPLTVFTFLGGAIAIGVGFGSQNILNNFISGLILLAERPIRIGDLVNIEGIDANVEHIGARSTRVRTGANLEILVPNSKFLENNVTNWTLSDSRSRTSLTVGVAYGSPVRKVIEILDSTIRNHPKVITEPEPIVLFKNFGDSALEFEVHFWIQMKRMMEAAKVQSDLRVEIDDRFNEEGIVIAFPQTDVHLDLQKPLDIRVSKHPMPRQNDAYPMRAA; encoded by the coding sequence GTGTTGCAGGCAGAGTGCTCTCAGGAGCGTGCGCGCATCGAGAGTGCGATCGACAACGTCAATGAAAAGGGGCGCCCAGGAACCAAAGAGATCCTGGCTGAAGAGCTTGAACTCTGGGAGCAGCTTGATCTTCTCGTGGCTCAGCGACTGTCGACGATTGAGGATCGCATCGAAGTATACCATCAGTTGCAATTGAAGCACGAGCAACAGTTGACGCTTGAGACCGATGAGTCGCCCCATTCCTTCCTGAGACTCGACGATCAGAAAGATGCACTCCTCGAACAGCAACGCGACGTGGAAGTCTTGGAATTGGAACGCGAAGCCGAACAGTCCCTACTTCTCGACTCCAAGAACCAACTATATGAAGCGGAGAGCAAACGCAGACAAGCACAAGAAGACCTCGAATTTTCTAGTCCGAGTGAAGCAAATGCATTGCAAAGCAAGCTGGTACTCTTGGAACTTCGTTGTCGTGTTCTCGGTTGCAATACAGACCTCCATCGAGAACGGTGCGAATTACTCAAACAGTCCGCGGTACTCGCAAATGCAAAGATGCAAGCTCTCGAAGTTCATATCAATGCGATCGCAGGCGAAGTACGATTCTCTGCCGAGGAGCTTGAAGAACGACTAGGCTTGATTGGCCGGATTCAGAAGCAAGCCAAGAGCCAATTGAAGGAAGCCGAACACCGACTTCGGAAGGCCTCCCGTCGTCGCTCACAGGAGGATTCCAGCTCTCTAGATAACACCGAATTTGAAACCGCTCGGGAAGAAACAGAACTTCTGCAGCAGCTTCTGACTGAAATCAGTGGAGTCCGCGATTGTTGGCAGCGCCGATTTCAGTTTGCAAATAAAGACTTTGAATCGGGCGAGCCGAGCCAGTGGCTCAGCGAGGCAATCGCCTCGAAGCGGCGGATAGATCGGCTGGCCGACAAACTCAATTTTCACCGGATGCATTGGCAGAATGCTGCCATGACACTCGAGAGAAAGTCAAACTCTGACGAGATCAAAGCAACAGAACGGGCAGAAATCGAATCAAAACTCTCCGACATCCAGCAGGCCATCGAATTTTACTCTTCGACTCAGGTGCTGGCCGCAGGTGGCCAGCGGCTTTTTGAACGGTTCATTGACGAACTTCAGATGCACTTTGAAAACCAATCCTGGCAAGAACTCGTCCAGAGGATTACCGCCTCCCTTGATGCGACCTGGAACTACGAAATCGCATCGATTGACGATCGTCCGATCACCATCAGCAAGATCTGTTGTGGACTGGCCCTGTTGTTCTTGGGCTATTGGTCCTCACGGCTGGTGTCAAATGCTACCGCCAGACGCGTCATGCCTCGCTGCGGCATTAGCCCGACGGCTATCGCTCCCTTGCGGACGGTATTGTTTTACTCCCTGCTGATAGTTTTTGCTTTTGTATCTCTGGAAGTCGTAAACGTACCACTCACCGTATTTACCTTCTTGGGTGGAGCCATCGCGATCGGTGTAGGTTTTGGAAGTCAAAATATTCTCAACAATTTCATCAGCGGCTTGATTCTTCTCGCCGAACGGCCCATCCGTATTGGAGATCTGGTGAACATCGAAGGCATCGACGCCAATGTAGAGCACATAGGTGCCCGCAGTACGAGGGTTCGAACGGGCGCCAACTTGGAAATCTTAGTACCAAATAGCAAGTTTCTGGAGAACAATGTCACCAACTGGACGCTCTCCGATAGCCGATCGCGAACTTCGCTAACTGTGGGCGTGGCCTATGGATCGCCGGTCAGGAAGGTCATCGAGATACTGGATTCGACAATTAGAAATCACCCCAAAGTTATCACGGAGCCTGAACCGATTGTCCTCTTTAAAAACTTTGGCGATAGCGCTCTCGAATTCGAAGTGCATTTTTGGATTCAGATGAAGCGGATGATGGAAGCGGCAAAGGTTCAAAGTGATCTTCGTGTCGAGATCGATGATCGATTCAATGAAGAAGGGATAGTAATCGCCTTCCCACAAACCGATGTCCACCTCGATCTCCAGAAGCCCCTCGACATCCGGGTAAGTAAACATCCAATGCCAAGGCAAAACGACGCTTACCCAATGAGAGCGGCATAA
- a CDS encoding bifunctional 4-hydroxy-2-oxoglutarate aldolase/2-dehydro-3-deoxy-phosphogluconate aldolase encodes MNVPPIFEKLESAGVLAVVILDDAATAVPLAKALLAGGVNAMELTLRTDAALDALSAIRREVPDMLVGAGTILKPEQVSQVFDRGALFGVSPGLNVRVVETALESGLPFAPGIATPSDIEAAIELGCRHLKFFPAETLGGLSYLRAMSPPYNHLGIKYIPLGGVGAGNLAQYIVDPLIACVGGSWLTPADKIAAKDWKAIEELASQARTTIDTARSK; translated from the coding sequence ATGAATGTACCCCCAATTTTCGAGAAGCTTGAGTCCGCAGGCGTACTTGCGGTCGTAATACTGGACGATGCAGCCACTGCTGTCCCCCTCGCCAAGGCGTTGTTGGCAGGCGGCGTGAATGCGATGGAGCTGACACTGCGGACCGACGCCGCACTAGACGCGCTCTCTGCCATCCGCCGTGAAGTTCCCGACATGTTGGTTGGTGCCGGTACAATTCTCAAACCGGAACAGGTTAGCCAGGTGTTCGACCGCGGGGCCTTGTTCGGCGTTTCGCCTGGTTTGAATGTTCGGGTTGTAGAAACTGCTCTTGAAAGCGGCTTGCCCTTTGCCCCAGGCATAGCGACACCCTCGGACATCGAAGCTGCGATTGAGTTGGGCTGCCGTCACTTGAAATTCTTCCCAGCTGAGACCCTGGGAGGACTGAGTTATCTACGAGCCATGTCTCCCCCCTACAACCATCTGGGCATCAAATATATTCCACTCGGCGGCGTTGGAGCAGGAAATCTGGCTCAGTACATTGTCGATCCTCTGATCGCATGCGTTGGCGGTTCTTGGCTTACTCCAGCGGACAAGATTGCTGCCAAAGACTGGAAAGCAATCGAAGAACTCGCCAGTCAAGCACGCACGACGATCGACACAGCCCGTAGCAAGTAG
- the uxaC gene encoding glucuronate isomerase — translation MAFIHDDFLLQTDTARRLYHGFAAGEPILDYHTHLPPDQIAANYRFADLAEMWLAGDHYKWRAMRANGVVEDFCTGSADPYDKFLAWAKTVPHTLRNPLYHWTHMELKRYFGIDELLNEETAPQIWERANEQIQQSDELTIHGVFQKFKVRTVCTTDDPTDDLADHRKIAASDLVTGVFPTFRPDRVLEIDQTEQFNAWVDKLAKASEVNISSFTDLLIALQQRHTFFHEVGCRLSDHGLSHAYADFCDEQTAAAIFDKARAGKNVSPAEQNQFATNLMLHVGRWNFERGWTMQLHLGALRNANAGLMEKLGRDVGGDSIGDWHQAEPLSRFLGRLDSEQSLPKTIVYNLNPADNYMIATMIGNFQDGSVVGKIQMGSGWWFLDQWEAMQWQMNALSNQGLLSRFVGMLTDSRSFLSYPRHEYFRRCLCDLLGTDVERGAIPDDDSLLGPMIRNICYGNAKDYLGLGL, via the coding sequence ATGGCGTTCATCCACGACGATTTCTTACTACAAACCGATACCGCTCGCCGTCTTTACCATGGATTTGCTGCCGGGGAGCCGATTCTTGATTACCACACCCACTTGCCTCCCGATCAGATTGCGGCGAATTACCGATTTGCCGATCTAGCGGAGATGTGGCTTGCGGGAGATCACTACAAATGGCGAGCCATGCGTGCCAACGGCGTCGTGGAAGATTTCTGCACGGGCAGCGCGGATCCCTACGACAAATTCCTCGCCTGGGCCAAGACGGTTCCGCATACTTTGCGAAACCCGCTTTATCACTGGACCCACATGGAACTCAAACGCTACTTCGGAATCGACGAGCTACTCAATGAAGAAACGGCCCCCCAGATTTGGGAGCGGGCCAACGAGCAAATTCAACAAAGCGACGAACTAACGATCCACGGAGTATTCCAGAAATTCAAGGTCCGCACCGTTTGCACCACCGACGACCCTACCGATGACTTGGCCGACCACCGCAAGATCGCTGCCAGCGATCTCGTGACGGGTGTGTTCCCCACTTTTCGCCCCGACCGCGTTTTGGAGATCGATCAGACCGAGCAGTTCAACGCTTGGGTCGATAAACTCGCCAAGGCGAGCGAGGTGAATATCTCCTCGTTTACCGACCTGCTAATCGCCCTTCAGCAACGGCACACGTTTTTCCATGAGGTAGGCTGCCGGCTCTCCGACCATGGACTCAGTCATGCCTATGCCGACTTTTGCGACGAACAGACCGCTGCCGCAATTTTCGACAAAGCCCGCGCAGGCAAAAATGTAAGCCCCGCCGAACAGAACCAGTTCGCCACGAATCTCATGCTGCACGTCGGCCGCTGGAATTTTGAACGTGGCTGGACGATGCAACTCCATCTCGGTGCCCTGCGCAACGCCAACGCCGGACTCATGGAAAAACTTGGAAGAGACGTCGGTGGCGACTCGATCGGCGATTGGCACCAGGCTGAACCCCTTTCGCGATTCTTGGGACGCCTCGATAGCGAGCAATCGCTTCCCAAAACAATCGTGTATAACCTCAACCCAGCCGACAACTACATGATCGCCACGATGATCGGCAATTTCCAAGATGGCTCGGTGGTCGGCAAGATTCAGATGGGCTCGGGCTGGTGGTTCTTAGACCAATGGGAGGCGATGCAGTGGCAGATGAATGCCCTCTCGAACCAAGGGCTTCTATCGCGTTTCGTTGGCATGCTGACCGACTCTCGATCGTTTCTCTCCTACCCGCGCCACGAGTATTTCCGCCGTTGCCTGTGCGATCTGCTAGGCACCGATGTCGAGCGCGGTGCGATACCCGACGACGATTCACTCCTGGGCCCCATGATCCGCAACATCTGCTACGGCAACGCAAAAGATTACTTGGGGTTGGGTCTTTAG
- a CDS encoding AAA family ATPase, giving the protein MSQAEIVQTGEQLEDHDVQAIDDLRELYSRLRKELGRVIVGQHGVIEQMAICLFARGHALLMGVPGLAKTLLVSKLSETMSLDFSRIQFTPDLMPMDITGTDILQDQQGGRREFEFVKGPIFANIVLADEINRAPPKTQAALLEAMQERRVTVIGKQFTLPPPFLVLATQNPVEQEGTYPLPEAQLDRFMFLIELDYPSEAEEIEIARTTTGEELSELDHLLHAEDVIGYQQLVRRIPAPDHIYTYAAQLVRKTRPTDPSAPDWLKPLVAWGAGPRAVQNLILAGRARAALLGSYMVRLEDVQEVALPVLTHRLITTFAAQAEGVGAKDIIRRLLTESVE; this is encoded by the coding sequence ATGTCGCAAGCAGAGATTGTGCAGACTGGCGAACAGCTAGAGGATCATGATGTTCAGGCCATCGATGATTTACGAGAGCTCTACTCCCGCCTGCGGAAAGAATTGGGACGGGTGATTGTCGGCCAGCACGGCGTGATTGAGCAGATGGCGATCTGTCTCTTCGCGCGGGGACACGCTCTCTTGATGGGCGTTCCCGGATTGGCCAAGACTCTGCTGGTGAGCAAGCTCTCCGAGACGATGTCCTTGGATTTCAGTCGCATCCAGTTCACGCCGGACCTGATGCCAATGGACATTACTGGCACGGACATCCTTCAAGACCAGCAAGGGGGGCGTCGCGAATTCGAATTCGTCAAGGGGCCCATCTTTGCCAACATCGTCTTGGCGGATGAAATCAATCGTGCCCCACCGAAAACTCAGGCAGCACTCTTGGAGGCGATGCAGGAAAGGCGGGTCACGGTGATCGGAAAGCAATTTACGTTGCCGCCTCCATTTCTTGTCCTGGCGACGCAGAATCCTGTCGAGCAGGAAGGGACTTACCCTTTGCCAGAAGCACAGCTCGACCGGTTCATGTTTCTGATTGAACTGGACTATCCATCAGAAGCGGAAGAGATCGAAATTGCTCGCACGACCACGGGTGAGGAGCTTTCCGAGTTGGACCATCTGCTGCACGCCGAGGATGTCATCGGCTATCAGCAACTCGTACGACGCATTCCCGCGCCAGACCACATTTATACCTATGCTGCCCAGTTGGTTCGCAAAACGCGCCCGACAGATCCTTCGGCACCCGATTGGCTCAAACCCTTAGTAGCCTGGGGTGCCGGTCCCCGCGCTGTGCAAAATTTGATTTTGGCAGGCCGGGCTCGCGCGGCACTCTTGGGTAGCTACATGGTAAGGCTGGAAGATGTGCAAGAAGTGGCCCTTCCCGTGCTCACCCATCGATTGATCACAACCTTTGCTGCTCAAGCTGAAGGAGTCGGTGCCAAAGACATCATCCGCAGATTGCTCACGGAGTCTGTCGAGTAG